The Flavobacteriales bacterium sequence ACAAGGTGACCGTCAGCATCGATAGTAGCGGGGAATCCTTGCACCGTAGAGGCTATCGCAGCAGCGTACATGGAGCACCTTTGAACGAGGTACTCGCAGCCGGTATGATCAAACTCAGCGGATGGACCAAGGAAAGTCCCCTGCTCGACCCCATGTGCGGAAGTGGGACCATTCCCATAGAGGCTGCTATGATCGCAAGCAATACCCCTCCGGGGATGCTTCGAAAACACTACGCCTTCATGAAATGGAAGGACTTCGATCCAGAAGTCTGGAAAAAGGTCAAGCAAGAAGTCGATGAACGTATCGATACGCAGGGCATACGTATCAAGGCCAGCGATATCAGTGGGATACACGTACGCCTAGCCCGCACAGCAGCTGAGGCCATGGGGTTGGGGGATTGTATCGAATTCCAGAAAGAGGACTTCTTCGAGCTGGATGCAGATGAAGGATTCTTGATCATGAATCCTCCCTATGGTGAGCGTATGGACCATCAGGATATCGAGACCTTCTATGAGGAACTTGCCGATCATCTGAAGCGCAATTTTGCTGGCACTCAATGCTGGCTGATCAGCAGCAATAATGAAGCACTCCTGCGATTCGGTCTCAAGCCCAGTAAGCGCATCGTACTCTTCAATGGACCGCTACAGTGCCTCTTCCAGCAATTCGAGCTCTACAAAGGATCCAAGAAAGGCAAGTATCAAGAAGGACATATAGACCGAGCTATACGCGATCATGGTGAGCGATCGGACCGCAGACCCAAAAGGGAGGATAGTCATCGCTCGGACAGAGAGCGTGGTCCAAGACCTCATCGAGAGGGGCGTAAAACAGATGATAGAAAGCCTTCTCAATCCCGAAAGAGCGGCAAATTGAAATGGACACGCGAAGAAGGTGGACGCTCCTCTTCACGCTTCAAAGGAGACGGGGATCGCTCATCGGATAAGGGGAAATTCAGATCCGACAAGGAGCCTAAGAAAGGTCCGGGATTCAAGAAAGGAGGACCGGGAAAAAAGGATGCTGATCAGTGATCAGTGATCGTGGTCGTGGTGTTCTTCCTCCTCACTGTGCTCGTGATCGTGATTATGGACCTCTTCATCGAATGTATCCATATCTCCGTGTGACACCTCCTCACTTTCTGTTTGGTGCGGAGTCTCCACGCTGTGCTCATGTGCATGTCCATGGTCACCTCCGGTATGGCTCTGATAGGATATCCAATAGAAGAATACAAGAGCAAATACTGCGCTCAGTAGTAAACGGGTAGAGATCGGTCGGTCATAGCTATGGCCCATTTCAGGATCGATTTAAGTGGTTTCGGAACAAAATAAACAAGAATCCAGCGAAGCTGGAAGTCCAGAAGCATACTCTTATTCACTCGAGCACTCCTGTAGCGATCGCTGTCATTTGGAGCTCGACTCCAGTCTCTAGTTCGGAGATTCCATTCTCCAAAGTGAATTTCAAAGTATCCAGTTCCTTGTAGACCATACCCACACCTTGTGCATAGATCTCCCTTGCCTGTTCGGATTGGATCAGATTCTCCACATCGCGTTGAATAATAGTCACCGTGCTCGCATAGGTGGTATCTCCAATGGTCTTCGGATTGAAGAGGTCATCATAGGAATAATCCCATGTATCCATCGTATTCTGGGCATTGCCATCCCACATCACATCGGGTTCCACGGGAAATACCATCTTGACGAAACGCACATTCTCTTCCACCTTCTCACCGGTAGAATTTGTACGATTGGCTACCCAGACATCCCGTATCGTCCAGTCATCTGCCAATTCCTCTTTATAATACCGCTCGATACGGTTGGTCGGGCGGGACTCTGCATCAAAATAGGTGGTGTCGATCAATTCTCTGACGTAGAAATGGAAAGTATCCTGTATGCCTGAGGGGACATCATGATAGATACTGTCTACCTCATAGTCGACATACCTCCCGCGCTCTACTGGGAAGTAATCGAATCCGGGATCGATGAGGACATCATCTGATTCACAGGCACTCCAGCCCAAGGCTGCCAATGCAATGATCCATATGGCCCGTTGTGTATTCACTGGAGTATCCCGTCAATATAGTTCTCCGTCTTGATCAAGATACCCTTCTCGTTGTAATGCTTGACCGTACCGTGCAATTTATCATCCTTGAAGGTACCTTCTCTTTTGACTTCATTGCCTATCAAATTCTGTCGGGTATAGGTCTCACCGCTTCGAGGGTCCACCACTTCTTCATACTCATAGCTGAAGGTGTCATGGTACTCCTTGAATGGCCCTTGACGCATCCCATTCTTGTAGATGTAACTGGATAGCAGGATGTCATCCGGACCGCGTTCTTCGAATACTCCATTCTCCCTGCGCTCTTTCACGATCTCTCCCGATCGGTAGACCGCCTGATAACGTACGCTCCCATCGGAGTTGAAATACATCCATGTACCCTCCCGCAATCCATCCTTGAATTTTCCGATGATCTCCTTG is a genomic window containing:
- a CDS encoding class I SAM-dependent RNA methyltransferase, giving the protein MDFIAKTMHGLEGLLVDELRSIGAQDVQPLRRAVGFTGDLATLYRANYTCRTAIRILKKSYEFKAKDEAELYDKVKKIAWEQHLDVDDTFSIDPIVNSELFKHSKYASLKMKDAIVDRFRVKMGRRPSVDTDDPDLLINLHIREDKVTVSIDSSGESLHRRGYRSSVHGAPLNEVLAAGMIKLSGWTKESPLLDPMCGSGTIPIEAAMIASNTPPGMLRKHYAFMKWKDFDPEVWKKVKQEVDERIDTQGIRIKASDISGIHVRLARTAAEAMGLGDCIEFQKEDFFELDADEGFLIMNPPYGERMDHQDIETFYEELADHLKRNFAGTQCWLISSNNEALLRFGLKPSKRIVLFNGPLQCLFQQFELYKGSKKGKYQEGHIDRAIRDHGERSDRRPKREDSHRSDRERGPRPHREGRKTDDRKPSQSRKSGKLKWTREEGGRSSSRFKGDGDRSSDKGKFRSDKEPKKGPGFKKGGPGKKDADQ